From the genome of Fusarium oxysporum f. sp. lycopersici 4287 chromosome 3, whole genome shotgun sequence, one region includes:
- a CDS encoding hypothetical protein (At least one base has a quality score < 10) — translation MCLYFHYSPLFKCSTFCLNLLHLYRDPNQAYLSINRCSTTPLRIMQALTTVILLLGACTYASEARSFSCCDALTNIPQLKNKVYMPETTQYEQRLKTYYSANAALEPWCMVMPESTQDVSRVATVVSKHSCPFGSRSGAHSAFRGANGVKDGITIDFGHMNATVYDAKHKLAKIQPGSNWGHVYEALDPYGVAAVGGRASVVGVGGFVTGGGYSFHTNVKGFACDQVVNFEVVLADGKIVNANRKQNPDLWKALKGGSGNVGFVTRIDQRMFLHSAYVCRRVNLLIAILAGVVSSNQLWGGFIVFDLAQRHAVFDTYIKFVEVNEEDAASQLIVSVQYDGKQRLLLSVVSNSDAVESPTAFSPLLSIPNTSNTLTRGKIADLVPQFTGPTPLGLYANWMTGMTANDIRIMKFMDEKHEEYVGKMKAAAPGSDFSILVQFQPVTALMVSHARENGGNVLGLEDVTADGPTLMWLIAVTVDTAENQEKIYPLTLEYRAAVNAYATAIGINKNWEYLNYALGDQNPLSHYGARNIQTMRRASKKYDPHGVFQRLRASGFKIPE, via the exons ATGTGCCTCTATTTTCACTACTCTCCTCTATTTAAGTGCTCAACTTTTTGTCTCAATCTGCTGCATCTGTATCGCGATCCCAACCAGGCATACCTCTCTATCAATCGCTGTTCGACTACTCCTCTTCGCATAATGCAGGCTCTTACTACTGTCATCTTGCTGCTAGGCGCATGCACATATGCTTCGGAGGCCCGAAGCTTCTCTTGC TGCGATGCCCTCACCAACATCCCTCAGCTGAAAAACAAGGTGTACATGCCAGAGACAACTCAATATGAGCAACGACTGAAAACGTATTATTCGGCTAACGCAGCCCTCGAACCCTGGTGCATGGTCATGCCCGAAAGCACTCAGGATGTCTCCCGGGTCGCCACAGTGGTATCAAAGCACAGCTGTCCATTTGGTAGTCGCAGCGGCGCCCACTCGGCCTTCAGAGGCGCGAACGGCGTCAAGGATGGTATAACCATAGACTTCG GTCACATGAATGCTACTGTCTATGATGCCAAGCACAAGCTTGCAAAGATCCAACCAGGCTCTAACTGGGGTCATGTGTACGAGGCCCTTGACCCATACGGAGTTGCCGCCGTCGGAGGCAGAGCTTCGGTGGTTGGGGTTGGTGGTTTCGTTACTGGTGGTGGG TACTCCTTTCATACCAACGTCAAAGGCTTCGCTTGTGACCAGGTTGTCAACTTCGAGGTCGTTTTGGCCGATGGCAAAATTGTCAACGCCAACAGAAAGCAGAACCCTGATTTATGGAAAGCCCTCAAGGGCGGATCTGGCAATGTAGGATTCGTCACTCGTATTGATCAGCGTATGTTCTTACATAGTGCGTATGTTTGCCGTCGTGTCAATCTTCTAATTGCGATCCTTGCAGGTGTCGTCAGCTCGAACCAACTCTGGGGAGGCTTTATTGTCTTCGACTTGGCCCAGCGGCATGCTGTCTTTGACACCTACATCAAATTTGTCGAGGTCAACGAAGAGGACGCTGCTTCCCAGCTCATTGTTTCTGTCCAGTATGATGGAAAGCAGCGTCTGTTGCTGTCAGTCGTCTCAAATTCCGACGCCGTAGAGTCTCCCACTGCCTTCTCACCTCTCCTCAGCATCCCCAACACTTCCAACACATTGACCAGAGGGAAGATTGCCGATCTTGTGCCCCAATTTACGGGACCTACTCCTCTCGGCCTCTA CGCCAACTGGATGACTGGAATGACTGCAAACGATATCCGCATCATGAAATTCATGGACGAGAAACACGAAGAGTATGTTGGCAAGATGAAGGCTGCCGCCCCTGGTTCCGACTTCAGTATCCTTGTCCAGTTTCAGCCTGTCACCGCTTTGATGGTGAGCCATGCTCGAGAGAACGGCGGCAATGttcttggcctggaagaTGTTACTGCTGATGGCCCTACGCTCATGTGGCTTATCGCCGTTACCGTCGATACGGCTGAGAACCAGGAGAAGATCTATCCCCTGACTCTGGAGTACAGGGCTGCTGTCAATGCTTATGCTACCGCAATTGGTATCAATAAAAACTGGGAATATCTCAACTATGCGTTGGGTGACCAGAATCCTCTTTCGCATTACGGCGCTAGGAACATTCAGACAATGAGAAGAGCATCGAAGAAGTACGACCCTCACGGTGTTTTTCAGCGCCTACGAGCTTCTGGTTTCAAGATACCAGAGTAA
- a CDS encoding hypothetical protein (At least one base has a quality score < 10) translates to MHICFGGPKLLLRTFHSHSADRVNNLLTTDPKCDALTNIPQLKNKVYMPETTQYEQRLKTYYSANAALEPWCMVMPESTQDVSRVATVVSKHSCPFGSRSGAHSAFRGANGVKDGITIDFGHMNATVYDAKHKLAKIQPGSNWGHVYEALDPYGVAAVGGRASVVGVGGFVTGGGYSFHTNVKGFACDQVVNFEVVLADGKIVNANRKQNPDLWKALKGGSGNVGFVTRIDQRVVSSNQLWGGFIVFDLAQRHAVFDTYIKFVEVNEEDAASQLIVSVQYDGKQRLLLSVVSNSDAVESPTAFSPLLSIPNTSNTLTRGKIADLVPQFTGPTPLGLYANWMTGMTANDIRIMKFMDEKHEEYVGKMKAAAPGSDFSILVQFQPVTALMVSHARENGGNVLGLEDVTADGPTLMWLIAVTVDTAENQEKIYPLTLEYRAAVNAYATAIGINKNWEYLNYALGDQNPLSHYGARNIQTMRRASKKYDPHGVFQRLRASGFKIPE, encoded by the exons ATGCACATATGCTTCGGAGGCCCGAAGCTTCTCTTGCGTACGTTTCATTCACACTCAGCTGACAGGGTGAACAACTTGCTCACGACAGATCCGAAGTGCGATGCCCTCACCAACATCCCTCAGCTGAAAAACAAGGTGTACATGCCAGAGACAACTCAATATGAGCAACGACTGAAAACGTATTATTCGGCTAACGCAGCCCTCGAACCCTGGTGCATGGTCATGCCCGAAAGCACTCAGGATGTCTCCCGGGTCGCCACAGTGGTATCAAAGCACAGCTGTCCATTTGGTAGTCGCAGCGGCGCCCACTCGGCCTTCAGAGGCGCGAACGGCGTCAAGGATGGTATAACCATAGACTTCG GTCACATGAATGCTACTGTCTATGATGCCAAGCACAAGCTTGCAAAGATCCAACCAGGCTCTAACTGGGGTCATGTGTACGAGGCCCTTGACCCATACGGAGTTGCCGCCGTCGGAGGCAGAGCTTCGGTGGTTGGGGTTGGTGGTTTCGTTACTGGTGGTGGG TACTCCTTTCATACCAACGTCAAAGGCTTCGCTTGTGACCAGGTTGTCAACTTCGAGGTCGTTTTGGCCGATGGCAAAATTGTCAACGCCAACAGAAAGCAGAACCCTGATTTATGGAAAGCCCTCAAGGGCGGATCTGGCAATGTAGGATTCGTCACTCGTATTGATCAGC GTGTCGTCAGCTCGAACCAACTCTGGGGAGGCTTTATTGTCTTCGACTTGGCCCAGCGGCATGCTGTCTTTGACACCTACATCAAATTTGTCGAGGTCAACGAAGAGGACGCTGCTTCCCAGCTCATTGTTTCTGTCCAGTATGATGGAAAGCAGCGTCTGTTGCTGTCAGTCGTCTCAAATTCCGACGCCGTAGAGTCTCCCACTGCCTTCTCACCTCTCCTCAGCATCCCCAACACTTCCAACACATTGACCAGAGGGAAGATTGCCGATCTTGTGCCCCAATTTACGGGACCTACTCCTCTCGGCCTCTA CGCCAACTGGATGACTGGAATGACTGCAAACGATATCCGCATCATGAAATTCATGGACGAGAAACACGAAGAGTATGTTGGCAAGATGAAGGCTGCCGCCCCTGGTTCCGACTTCAGTATCCTTGTCCAGTTTCAGCCTGTCACCGCTTTGATGGTGAGCCATGCTCGAGAGAACGGCGGCAATGttcttggcctggaagaTGTTACTGCTGATGGCCCTACGCTCATGTGGCTTATCGCCGTTACCGTCGATACGGCTGAGAACCAGGAGAAGATCTATCCCCTGACTCTGGAGTACAGGGCTGCTGTCAATGCTTATGCTACCGCAATTGGTATCAATAAAAACTGGGAATATCTCAACTATGCGTTGGGTGACCAGAATCCTCTTTCGCATTACGGCGCTAGGAACATTCAGACAATGAGAAGAGCATCGAAGAAGTACGACCCTCACGGTGTTTTTCAGCGCCTACGAGCTTCTGGTTTCAAGATACCAGAGTAA
- a CDS encoding hypothetical protein (At least one base has a quality score < 10) — MCLYFHYSPLFKCSTFCLNLLHLYRDPNQAYLSINRCSTTPLRIMQALTTVILLLGACTYASEARSFSCCDALTNIPQLKNKVYMPETTQYEQRLKTYYSANAALEPWCMVMPESTQDVSRVATVVSKHSCPFGSRSGAHSAFRGANGVKDGITIDFGHMNATVYDAKHKLAKIQPGSNWGHVYEALDPYGVAAVGGRASVVGVGGFVTGGGYSFHTNVKGFACDQVVNFEVVLADGKIVNANRKQNPDLWKALKGGSGNVGFVTRIDQRVVSSNQLWGGFIVFDLAQRHAVFDTYIKFVEVNEEDAASQLIVSVQYDGKQRLLLSVVSNSDAVESPTAFSPLLSIPNTSNTLTRGKIADLVPQFTGPTPLGLYANWMTGMTANDIRIMKFMDEKHEEYVGKMKAAAPGSDFSILVQFQPVTALMVSHARENGGNVLGLEDVTADGPTLMWLIAVTVDTAENQEKIYPLTLEYRAAVNAYATAIGINKNWEYLNYALGDQNPLSHYGARNIQTMRRASKKYDPHGVFQRLRASGFKIPE; from the exons ATGTGCCTCTATTTTCACTACTCTCCTCTATTTAAGTGCTCAACTTTTTGTCTCAATCTGCTGCATCTGTATCGCGATCCCAACCAGGCATACCTCTCTATCAATCGCTGTTCGACTACTCCTCTTCGCATAATGCAGGCTCTTACTACTGTCATCTTGCTGCTAGGCGCATGCACATATGCTTCGGAGGCCCGAAGCTTCTCTTGC TGCGATGCCCTCACCAACATCCCTCAGCTGAAAAACAAGGTGTACATGCCAGAGACAACTCAATATGAGCAACGACTGAAAACGTATTATTCGGCTAACGCAGCCCTCGAACCCTGGTGCATGGTCATGCCCGAAAGCACTCAGGATGTCTCCCGGGTCGCCACAGTGGTATCAAAGCACAGCTGTCCATTTGGTAGTCGCAGCGGCGCCCACTCGGCCTTCAGAGGCGCGAACGGCGTCAAGGATGGTATAACCATAGACTTCG GTCACATGAATGCTACTGTCTATGATGCCAAGCACAAGCTTGCAAAGATCCAACCAGGCTCTAACTGGGGTCATGTGTACGAGGCCCTTGACCCATACGGAGTTGCCGCCGTCGGAGGCAGAGCTTCGGTGGTTGGGGTTGGTGGTTTCGTTACTGGTGGTGGG TACTCCTTTCATACCAACGTCAAAGGCTTCGCTTGTGACCAGGTTGTCAACTTCGAGGTCGTTTTGGCCGATGGCAAAATTGTCAACGCCAACAGAAAGCAGAACCCTGATTTATGGAAAGCCCTCAAGGGCGGATCTGGCAATGTAGGATTCGTCACTCGTATTGATCAGC GTGTCGTCAGCTCGAACCAACTCTGGGGAGGCTTTATTGTCTTCGACTTGGCCCAGCGGCATGCTGTCTTTGACACCTACATCAAATTTGTCGAGGTCAACGAAGAGGACGCTGCTTCCCAGCTCATTGTTTCTGTCCAGTATGATGGAAAGCAGCGTCTGTTGCTGTCAGTCGTCTCAAATTCCGACGCCGTAGAGTCTCCCACTGCCTTCTCACCTCTCCTCAGCATCCCCAACACTTCCAACACATTGACCAGAGGGAAGATTGCCGATCTTGTGCCCCAATTTACGGGACCTACTCCTCTCGGCCTCTA CGCCAACTGGATGACTGGAATGACTGCAAACGATATCCGCATCATGAAATTCATGGACGAGAAACACGAAGAGTATGTTGGCAAGATGAAGGCTGCCGCCCCTGGTTCCGACTTCAGTATCCTTGTCCAGTTTCAGCCTGTCACCGCTTTGATGGTGAGCCATGCTCGAGAGAACGGCGGCAATGttcttggcctggaagaTGTTACTGCTGATGGCCCTACGCTCATGTGGCTTATCGCCGTTACCGTCGATACGGCTGAGAACCAGGAGAAGATCTATCCCCTGACTCTGGAGTACAGGGCTGCTGTCAATGCTTATGCTACCGCAATTGGTATCAATAAAAACTGGGAATATCTCAACTATGCGTTGGGTGACCAGAATCCTCTTTCGCATTACGGCGCTAGGAACATTCAGACAATGAGAAGAGCATCGAAGAAGTACGACCCTCACGGTGTTTTTCAGCGCCTACGAGCTTCTGGTTTCAAGATACCAGAGTAA